Proteins found in one Zea mays cultivar B73 chromosome 1, Zm-B73-REFERENCE-NAM-5.0, whole genome shotgun sequence genomic segment:
- the LOC100275230 gene encoding uncharacterized protein LOC100275230 (The RefSeq protein has 1 substitution compared to this genomic sequence), whose translation MAAWKDGYLDMVLIPLAVLFPAVYHLWLYRAVRRSPLSSTVGISAAARRIWVFSMMKNNEKQAIIVVQSIRNVLMASTLVGTTSILFCTGVAAVLSSTYAVKKPLSDAVFGAHGAHMMALKYLLILAVFLLAFLCHSLAICTLNTASFLVNALSPSPHLHLPGVTADYVADVMERGFLLSLAGNRLFFAGAPLLLWISGPVFPCVCSMAMISVLYNMDVVDDADDGRSSSGGGANAAVVMDGDSDDQSMEVV comes from the exons atggcggcgTGGAAGGACGGCTACTTGGACATGGTGCTCATCCCGCtcgccgtcctcttccccgccgtGTACCACCTCTGGCTGTACCGCGCCGTCCGCCGCAGCCCGCTCAGCTCCACCGTCGGCATCAGCGCCGCCGCGCGCCGCATCTGGGTCTTCTCCATGATGAAG AACAACGAGAAGCAGGCGATCATCGTAGTGCAGTCGATCAGGAACGTGCTAATGGCCTCCACGCTGGTGGGCACGACGTCGATCCTCTTCTGCACGGGCGTGGCGGCCGTGCTGAGCAGCACCTACGCCGTGAAGAAGCCGCTCAGCGACGCCGTCTTCGGCGCGCACGGCGCGCACATGATGGCGCTCAAGTACCTGCTCATCCTCGCCGTCTTCCTCCTCGCCTTCCTCTGCCACAGCCTGGCCATCTGCACGCTCAACACGGCCTCCTTCCTGGTCAACGCGCTCTCGCCGTCGCCGCACCTGCACCTCCCCGGCGTCACGGCCGAATACGTCGCCGACGTCATGGAGAGGGGCTTCCTGCTCAGCCTCGCCGGCAACCGGCTCTTCTTCGCCGGCGCGCCCCTCCTGCTCTGGATCTCCGGGCCCGTGTTCCCCTGCGTATGCTCCATGGCCATGATCTCTGTACTCTACAACATGGACGTGGTCGATGACGCCGACGATGGCCGGAGCAGCAGCGGCGGTGGAGCCaatgccgccgtcgtcatggatggCGACAGTGACGATCAGAGCATGGAAGTCGTCTGA
- the LOC100275230 gene encoding uncharacterized protein isoform X1 has protein sequence MCFTLPSRACAVRSSSLRATCWLPVVVVMFESTGARLPACSLAAALLPIYCLRTWRCCDTHPTDTVDDACDRAFRSRARGGIYYLERERLVSACGGARSAAAMAAWKDGYLDMVLIPLAVLFPAVYHLWLYRAVRRSPLSSTVGISAAARRIWVFSMMKVSKNNEKQAIIVVQSIRNVLMASTLVGTTSILFCTGVAAVLSSTYAVKKPLSDAVFGAHGAHMMALKYLLILAVFLLAFLCHSLAICTLNTASFLVNALSPSPHLHLPGVTAEYVADVMERGFLLSLAGNRLFFAGAPLLLWISGPVFPCVCSMAMISVLYNMDVVDDADDGRSSSGGGANAAVVMDGDSDDQSMEVV, from the exons ATGTGCTTCACACTGCCTTCCCGCGCGTGCGCCGTGCGGTCTTCGTCTCTTCGCGCTACCTGCTGGCTCCCAGTGGTGGTCGTCATGTTCGAGTCGACCGGCGCGCGCCTCCCCGCCTGCAGCCTGGCTGCTGCACTGCTGCCTATATATTGTCTCCGCACCTGGCGGTGCTGCGACACGCATCCGACCGACACCGTCGACGACGCTTGCGATCGAGCGTTCCGGTCGAGAGCCAGAGGGGGGATATATTACTTAGAGAGAGAGAGGCTAGTGTCTGCGTGTGGTGGCGCGCGgtcggcggcggccatggcggcgTGGAAGGACGGCTACTTGGACATGGTGCTCATCCCGCtcgccgtcctcttccccgccgtGTACCACCTCTGGCTGTACCGCGCCGTCCGCCGCAGCCCGCTCAGCTCCACCGTCGGCATCAGCGCCGCCGCGCGCCGCATCTGGGTCTTCTCCATGATGAAGGTAAGTAAG AACAACGAGAAGCAGGCGATCATCGTAGTGCAGTCGATCAGGAACGTGCTAATGGCCTCCACGCTGGTGGGCACGACGTCGATCCTCTTCTGCACGGGCGTGGCGGCCGTGCTGAGCAGCACCTACGCCGTGAAGAAGCCGCTCAGCGACGCCGTCTTCGGCGCGCACGGCGCGCACATGATGGCGCTCAAGTACCTGCTCATCCTCGCCGTCTTCCTCCTCGCCTTCCTCTGCCACAGCCTGGCCATCTGCACGCTCAACACGGCCTCCTTCCTGGTCAACGCGCTCTCGCCGTCGCCGCACCTGCACCTCCCCGGCGTCACGGCCGAATACGTCGCCGACGTCATGGAGAGGGGCTTCCTGCTCAGCCTCGCCGGCAACCGGCTCTTCTTCGCCGGCGCGCCCCTCCTGCTCTGGATCTCCGGGCCCGTGTTCCCCTGCGTATGCTCCATGGCCATGATCTCTGTACTCTACAACATGGACGTGGTCGATGACGCCGACGATGGCCGGAGCAGCAGCGGCGGTGGAGCCaatgccgccgtcgtcatggatggCGACAGTGACGATCAGAGCATGGAAGTCGTCTGA